The Mus musculus strain C57BL/6J chromosome 2, GRCm38.p6 C57BL/6J genome has a window encoding:
- the Pfdn4 gene encoding prefoldin subunit 4 isoform 2 (isoform 2 is encoded by transcript variant 2) translates to MLADDDCLMIPYQIGDVFISHSQEETQEMLEDAKKTLQEEIDALESRVASIQRVLADLKVQLYAKFGSNINLEADES, encoded by the exons ATGCTGGCAGATGACGACTGCTTAATGATTCCCTACCAGATCGGAGACGTTTTCATCAGCCACTCTCaagaagaaacacaggaaatGTTAGAAGATGCAAAG AAAACTTTGCAAGAAGAGATTGATGCCTTAGAGTCCAGAGTGGCGTCCATCCAGCGGGTGTTAGCCGACCTGAAGGTGCAGCTATACGCGAAATTTGGCAGCAACATAAACCTCGAGGCAGATGAAAGCTAA
- the Pfdn4 gene encoding prefoldin subunit 4 isoform 3 (isoform 3 is encoded by transcript variant 3) — MAATMKKAAAEDVNVTFEDQQKINKFARNTSRITELKEEIEVKKNLEDACDDIMLADDDCLMIPYQIGDVFISHSQEETQEMLEDAKKTLQEEIDALESRVASIQRVLADLKVQLYAKFGSNINLEADES, encoded by the exons GCTGCAGAAGACGTGAATGTTACTTTCGAAGATcagcaaaaaataaacaaatttgctCGGAATACGAGTCGAATCACAGAGCTAAAGGAGGAAATAGAAGTGAAGAAG AACTTAGAGGACGCCTGTGATGACATCATGCTGGCAGATGACGACTGCTTAATGATTCCCTACCAGATCGGAGACGTTTTCATCAGCCACTCTCaagaagaaacacaggaaatGTTAGAAGATGCAAAG AAAACTTTGCAAGAAGAGATTGATGCCTTAGAGTCCAGAGTGGCGTCCATCCAGCGGGTGTTAGCCGACCTGAAGGTGCAGCTATACGCGAAATTTGGCAGCAACATAAACCTCGAGGCAGATGAAAGCTAA
- the Pfdn4 gene encoding prefoldin subunit 4 isoform 1 (isoform 1 is encoded by transcript variant 1): MAATMKKAAAEDVNVTFEDQQKINKFARNTSRITELKEEIEVKKKHLQNLEDACDDIMLADDDCLMIPYQIGDVFISHSQEETQEMLEDAKKTLQEEIDALESRVASIQRVLADLKVQLYAKFGSNINLEADES, encoded by the exons GCTGCAGAAGACGTGAATGTTACTTTCGAAGATcagcaaaaaataaacaaatttgctCGGAATACGAGTCGAATCACAGAGCTAAAGGAGGAAATAGAAGTGAAGAAG AAACATCTCCAGAACTTAGAGGACGCCTGTGATGACATCATGCTGGCAGATGACGACTGCTTAATGATTCCCTACCAGATCGGAGACGTTTTCATCAGCCACTCTCaagaagaaacacaggaaatGTTAGAAGATGCAAAG AAAACTTTGCAAGAAGAGATTGATGCCTTAGAGTCCAGAGTGGCGTCCATCCAGCGGGTGTTAGCCGACCTGAAGGTGCAGCTATACGCGAAATTTGGCAGCAACATAAACCTCGAGGCAGATGAAAGCTAA